A single Nomascus leucogenys isolate Asia chromosome 14, Asia_NLE_v1, whole genome shotgun sequence DNA region contains:
- the GALR2 gene encoding galanin receptor type 2 has protein sequence MNVSGCPGAGNASQAGGGGGWHPEAVIVPLLFALIFLVGTVGNTLVLAVLLRGGQAVSTTNLFILNLGVADLCFILCCVPFQATIYTLDGWVFGSLLCKAVHFLIFLTMHASSFTLAAVSLDRYLAIRYPLHSRELRTPRNALAAIGLIWGLSLLFSGPYLSYYRQSQLANLTVCHPAWSAPRRRAMDICTFVFSYLLPVLVLGLTYARTLRYLWRAVDPVAAGSGARRAKRKVTRMILIVAALFCLCWMPHHALILCVWFGHFPLTRATYALRILSHLVSYANSCVNPIVYALVSKHFRKGFRTICAGLLGRAPRRASDRVCAAARGTHSGSVLERESTDLSHVSEAAGALRPCPGGPQPRTLEPGPGPSWQGPKAGNSILMADVT, from the exons ATGAACGTCTCGGGCTGCCCAGGGGCCGGGAACGCGAGCCAGGCGGGCGGCGGGGGAGGCTGGCACCCCGAGGCGGTCATCGTGCCCCTACTCTTCGCGCTCATCTTCCTCGTGGGCACCGTGGGCAACACGCTGGTGCTGGCGGTGCTGCTGCGCGGCGGCCAGGCGGTCAGCACCACCAACCTGTTCATCCTCAACCTGGGCGTGGCCGACCTGTGTTTCATCCTGTGCTGCGTGCCCTTCCAAGCCACCATCTACACCCTGGACGGCTGGGTGTTCGGTTCGCTGCTGTGCAAGGCGGTGCACTTCCTCATCTTCCTCACCATGCACGCCAGCAGCTTCACGCTGGCCGCCGTCTCCCTGGACAG GTATCTGGCCATCCGCTACCCGTTGCACTCCCGCGAGCTGCGCACGCCTCGAAACGCGCTGGCAGCCATCGGGCTCATCTGGGGACTATCTCTGCTCTTCTCCGGGCCCTACCTGAGCTACTACCGCCAGTCGCAGCTGGCCAACCTGACCGTGTGCCATCCCGCGTGGAGCGCCCCTCGCCGCCGCGCCATGGATATCTGCACCTTCGTCTTCAGCTACCTGCTTCCGGTGCTGGTTCTCGGCCTGACCTACGCGCGCACCCTGCGCTACCTCTGGCGCGCCGTCGACCCGGTGGCCGCGGGCTCGGGTGCCCGGCGCGCCAAGCGCAAGGTGACACGCATGATCCTCATCGTGGCCGCGCTCTTCTGCCTCTGCTGGATGCCCCACCACGCGCTCATCCTCTGCGTGTGGTTCGGCCATTTCCCGCTCACGCGCGCCACTTATGCGCTTCGCATCCTCTCGCACCTGGTCTCCTACGCCAACTCCTGCGTCAACCCCATCGTTTACGCGCTGGTCTCCAAGCACTTCCGCAAAGGCTTCCGCACGATCTGCGCGGGCCTGCTGGGCCGTGCCCCACGCCGAGCCTCGGACCGTGTGTGCGCTGCCGCGCGGGGCACCCACAGTGGCAGCGTGCTGGAACGCGAGTCCACCGACCTGTCGCACGTGAGCGAGGCGGCGGGGGCCCTTCGTCCCTGCCCCGGCGGTCCCCAGCCACGCACCCTCGAGCCCGGTCCCGGCCCGTCCTGGCAGGGCCCAAAGGCAGGCAACAGCATCCTGATGGCTGATGTGACCTGA